One genomic segment of Chitinophaga sancti includes these proteins:
- the gatA gene encoding Asp-tRNA(Asn)/Glu-tRNA(Gln) amidotransferase subunit GatA: protein MSEFSSISAFHEALYAGRTTCTEAVQYYLDRIAKTKHLNAYLEVWEEEALQKAAELDARLQNGEKLGSLGGVVIGIKDVICYKGHKISAASKMLEGFTSMYSATAIERLLEADAILIGNLNCDEFAMGSTNENSAHGPVLNALDITRVPGGSSGGSAVAVQADLCMVSLGSDTGGSVRQPADFCGIVGLKPTYGRISRYGLIAYASSFDQIGIFGRNVADVAGVLQQIAGPDAYDSTASSEEVPDYQTREHNKSWKIAYLKDAIFHPGLDPEMKEAYQSFFEELNASGNSVSAVDFAYLDYVVPAYYVLTTAEASSNLSRFDGVKYGHRTPLQNLDLTDFYKKSRSEGFGIEVKRRILLGTFVLSAGYYDAYFTKAQQVRRLVVNKLSEILSTYDAILMPTVPSTAFKIGEKTDDPIAMYLADIYTVLANLAGVPAISVPLQRHSNGMPYGVQIITKKFSEANLLNIAETIMQSKQVTPV, encoded by the coding sequence TTGTCTGAATTCAGCAGTATATCGGCTTTTCATGAAGCATTATACGCCGGCAGAACAACCTGTACGGAAGCGGTGCAATATTACCTTGACCGTATAGCAAAGACAAAACATCTGAATGCATACCTGGAGGTTTGGGAAGAGGAAGCTCTTCAAAAAGCAGCTGAGCTGGATGCCCGTCTACAAAACGGGGAAAAGCTGGGGTCGCTGGGGGGTGTTGTGATCGGGATTAAGGATGTGATCTGCTACAAAGGGCATAAAATAAGTGCGGCATCGAAGATGCTGGAAGGGTTTACATCTATGTATTCCGCCACCGCTATCGAAAGATTGCTGGAGGCAGATGCCATTTTGATAGGTAACCTCAATTGCGATGAGTTCGCAATGGGGTCTACTAATGAGAATTCGGCACATGGACCAGTACTCAATGCATTGGATATCACTCGTGTACCTGGTGGTTCATCAGGTGGTTCGGCGGTAGCGGTGCAGGCGGATCTGTGTATGGTAAGCCTGGGCAGCGATACCGGTGGTTCTGTACGTCAGCCAGCGGATTTCTGTGGAATAGTTGGCTTAAAACCGACTTATGGCAGGATCTCCCGCTACGGACTGATCGCTTATGCTTCCTCTTTTGATCAGATAGGCATCTTTGGCAGGAATGTTGCAGATGTGGCAGGTGTACTACAACAAATAGCAGGGCCCGACGCTTATGATAGTACGGCATCTTCAGAAGAAGTGCCTGATTATCAAACAAGGGAACACAATAAATCGTGGAAAATCGCGTATTTAAAGGACGCGATATTTCACCCTGGATTGGACCCTGAAATGAAGGAGGCGTACCAAAGCTTTTTTGAAGAACTGAATGCCTCAGGAAATTCAGTGTCAGCGGTGGATTTCGCCTATCTGGATTATGTAGTACCTGCTTATTATGTATTAACTACAGCAGAGGCTTCATCCAATCTTTCCCGTTTCGATGGGGTAAAATATGGACATAGGACACCGCTTCAGAATTTAGATTTAACAGATTTTTATAAGAAAAGCAGATCGGAAGGTTTCGGTATAGAAGTAAAACGACGTATCTTACTGGGCACTTTCGTGCTAAGCGCTGGATATTACGACGCTTACTTTACGAAAGCGCAGCAGGTGAGGAGACTGGTGGTCAACAAATTATCAGAAATCCTGTCAACTTATGATGCGATTTTGATGCCAACTGTGCCGTCGACAGCTTTTAAAATAGGGGAGAAAACAGATGACCCTATTGCCATGTACCTGGCAGATATCTATACGGTACTGGCAAACCTGGCCGGAGTTCCGGCAATTTCCGTACCTTTGCAGCGGCATTCAAATGGGATGCCTTATGGTGTACAGATCATCACAAAGAAATTTAGCGAAGCGAACCTGTTAAATATTGCAGAGACAATTATGCAATCAAAGCAGGTCACTCCTGTTTAA
- a CDS encoding lytic transglycosylase domain-containing protein: MRKIFLLLLLPTLGAWHFEANGGNGIPKKVVTPIGGPDTTVLNHKVRLPKDTIVVPSVTSQVVRQNAQSLPSSISNPKVYEQINNNIVAGYINNFASRYSQHLQVMISRGQPYFVMVEKIFREHGIPEEMKYLAVIESSFNTNARSRVGAVGAWQFMSGTARIFGLSVGKKVDERKDFYKSTVAAAKFLNELYNQFGDWLLVVAAYNCGPGGVQRAMAASGRSDFWGMQYFLPAESRNHVYKFIATGYILDRFNTFFGVGNDDNSDHPGISTINVPASSVAYTSTELTEEEMYNTVEFNISGKYRLDAIAKKLNVEQAQLEHLNPDFARMMSGPDNSYDLRIPKDKMKQFQAEKEEILKESLALMLDDKATGVDKSKFPPPAKLAPTPEAKTAVKTTPASRAKAPVGKKKAPAAKKAAGSKKATGNKKPAAAKKTTHKK; encoded by the coding sequence ATGAGGAAAATCTTTTTACTACTGCTGTTACCAACTTTGGGTGCATGGCATTTTGAAGCGAATGGTGGCAACGGCATACCTAAGAAGGTGGTTACTCCCATAGGAGGCCCAGATACTACGGTATTGAACCACAAAGTTCGGTTACCCAAGGACACAATTGTTGTTCCTTCAGTAACCTCTCAGGTCGTGCGTCAAAACGCACAAAGCCTGCCGTCCAGCATCAGCAATCCAAAGGTCTATGAACAGATCAACAACAACATTGTAGCTGGATACATCAATAACTTTGCCAGCAGGTATAGCCAACATCTGCAGGTAATGATCTCCAGGGGTCAACCATACTTTGTGATGGTAGAAAAAATCTTTAGAGAACATGGTATTCCTGAAGAAATGAAATACCTGGCGGTTATTGAGTCTAGTTTTAACACCAACGCCCGTTCCCGTGTAGGGGCTGTAGGCGCCTGGCAGTTTATGTCAGGTACTGCACGCATCTTCGGTCTGAGCGTAGGTAAGAAAGTAGACGAACGTAAAGACTTCTACAAATCCACTGTAGCAGCGGCTAAGTTCCTCAATGAACTGTACAACCAGTTCGGTGATTGGTTACTTGTCGTAGCAGCTTACAACTGCGGTCCTGGTGGTGTACAACGCGCTATGGCTGCAAGTGGGCGCAGCGATTTCTGGGGCATGCAGTATTTTTTGCCTGCTGAATCCAGGAACCATGTGTACAAATTCATCGCGACCGGTTACATCCTCGATAGGTTCAATACCTTCTTCGGTGTGGGGAATGATGACAACAGTGATCATCCTGGCATAAGCACAATCAATGTTCCGGCTTCCTCAGTAGCCTACACTTCAACTGAACTGACAGAAGAAGAAATGTACAATACTGTAGAGTTCAACATTTCCGGCAAATACCGCCTTGATGCGATCGCTAAGAAACTGAATGTAGAACAGGCACAGCTGGAACACCTGAACCCTGATTTCGCAAGGATGATGTCAGGTCCAGATAATAGCTATGATCTGCGCATTCCAAAAGACAAAATGAAACAGTTCCAGGCAGAAAAAGAGGAGATCCTGAAAGAATCTCTGGCCCTGATGCTGGATGATAAAGCGACAGGTGTAGATAAGTCTAAGTTTCCACCGCCGGCTAAATTAGCGCCGACACCGGAAGCAAAAACAGCAGTAAAAACAACTCCTGCATCAAGAGCAAAAGCGCCGGTTGGTAAGAAGAAGGCACCAGCTGCGAAGAAAGCAGCAGGTAGTAAGAAAGCAACAGGTAATAAGAAACCGGCAGCTGCAAAGAAGACAACGCATAAGAAGTAA
- a CDS encoding phosphocholine-specific phospholipase C: protein MDTRREFLKKAALLSGGAGLAGVLPPAIQRALAIDPAPGTTYLDAEHIVILMQENRSFDHCYGTLRGVRGFNDPRAIQLPNKNLVWLQSNKEGETYAPFRLDLKDSKATWMSSLPHSWENQVDARNGGKYDKWLDVKRSGNKAYAHLPMTMGYYTREDIPFYYSLADAFTICDQNFCSSLTGTTPNRLYFWSGTIRNQEGIPAVRNNECDYPEPGSWTTYPERLEDAGISWKVYQNELSVGVGLDGEEDAWLANFTDNPLEFFTQYKPQLSEAHLQHVQREIARLEKELEDKALPHDERADREEKLAEWKKHHEQYNAEKYAALSQREKNLHDKAFVTNKKDPDYHKLTPLHYHDGNVERVVNVPKGDVLYQFREDVKTGQLPTVSWLVAPEAFSDHPGSPWYGAWYISEVMDILTQNPEVWKKTVFILAYDENDGDFDHVPPFVPPHGEGHGKASKGIDLAAEFVTREQEMKKKGWEEEDIRESVIGLGYRVPLVIASPWSRGGVVNSQVFDHTSTLQFLEKFLEHKTGKKVIETNISTWRRTVCGDLSSVFQPFTGDKPTELKPIVRDEYIQTIHMAKFKEIPAGFKLLSKDEIAAINADPANAPYMARQEKGTKPSSALPYDLHVEGMLSKDKKHFEISFGSGKGIGAPFNVYAHDIAKNWAYTVAAGDTLKDEWPLTQFENGGYYLSVYGPNGFLREFRGNSKDPQVECVCKYEVNARMAKIVFHLNNLDSRNHTVFVKDNGYKRGEQQELMLETKAKKQVMFALSDHGGWYDFSVMVDGCARRYAGRVETGAMSITDPVMGRTI, encoded by the coding sequence ATGGATACCAGGAGAGAATTTCTTAAAAAAGCCGCACTATTATCCGGCGGCGCCGGACTGGCGGGCGTATTGCCCCCTGCCATTCAAAGAGCATTGGCCATTGACCCTGCTCCCGGCACCACATATCTGGATGCTGAGCACATCGTGATACTTATGCAGGAGAACAGATCATTTGATCATTGCTATGGTACATTGCGAGGTGTGCGCGGCTTCAATGATCCACGCGCTATACAGTTGCCGAATAAAAATCTGGTATGGCTGCAATCGAACAAGGAAGGAGAAACCTATGCACCTTTCCGGCTGGATCTGAAAGATTCAAAAGCGACGTGGATGAGCAGCCTGCCACATAGTTGGGAGAACCAGGTAGATGCACGTAATGGTGGTAAGTATGATAAATGGCTGGATGTAAAACGCTCCGGCAATAAAGCATATGCACACCTGCCGATGACCATGGGGTATTATACAAGAGAAGATATTCCATTCTATTATTCACTGGCAGATGCTTTCACAATTTGCGACCAGAACTTCTGTTCCTCACTCACAGGTACAACGCCGAATCGTTTGTATTTCTGGAGTGGTACGATACGTAACCAGGAAGGGATTCCGGCAGTGCGTAACAATGAATGTGATTATCCTGAACCTGGTAGCTGGACCACGTATCCTGAAAGACTGGAAGATGCCGGTATTTCCTGGAAAGTGTACCAGAATGAACTGAGTGTGGGGGTAGGTTTAGATGGAGAGGAGGATGCATGGCTGGCGAATTTCACAGACAATCCATTGGAGTTCTTTACACAATATAAGCCGCAATTATCCGAAGCACATTTGCAACATGTGCAGAGAGAAATTGCACGTTTGGAAAAAGAGTTAGAAGATAAAGCACTGCCGCATGATGAGAGAGCTGATCGCGAAGAGAAACTGGCAGAATGGAAAAAACACCATGAACAGTACAATGCTGAGAAGTATGCTGCATTGTCGCAACGTGAAAAGAACCTGCATGACAAAGCTTTTGTAACGAATAAGAAAGACCCTGATTATCACAAACTCACCCCACTGCATTATCATGATGGCAATGTGGAAAGAGTGGTGAATGTACCCAAAGGAGATGTGCTATACCAGTTCCGCGAAGATGTGAAAACAGGGCAGTTACCGACTGTATCATGGCTGGTAGCACCTGAAGCCTTCTCTGATCATCCTGGTTCACCATGGTATGGTGCGTGGTATATTTCGGAAGTAATGGATATACTCACACAGAATCCGGAAGTGTGGAAGAAGACGGTGTTCATCTTAGCATATGATGAAAATGATGGCGACTTTGACCATGTGCCACCATTTGTACCTCCCCATGGAGAGGGCCATGGGAAGGCGTCTAAAGGGATTGATCTGGCAGCGGAATTCGTAACACGTGAGCAGGAGATGAAGAAGAAAGGTTGGGAAGAGGAAGATATACGCGAGAGTGTTATTGGATTAGGTTATCGTGTACCATTAGTCATCGCATCGCCCTGGAGTAGAGGAGGGGTGGTGAATTCACAGGTATTTGATCATACTTCTACCTTACAGTTCCTGGAGAAATTCCTGGAGCATAAGACGGGCAAGAAAGTGATAGAAACGAATATCAGTACATGGAGACGTACGGTGTGTGGGGATTTGAGTTCTGTGTTCCAACCATTTACCGGAGATAAGCCGACGGAGCTGAAGCCGATTGTGAGGGATGAATATATTCAAACGATTCACATGGCGAAGTTCAAAGAGATTCCTGCAGGGTTTAAGTTATTGTCAAAAGATGAAATTGCAGCTATCAATGCAGATCCTGCGAATGCACCATATATGGCGAGGCAGGAAAAGGGAACAAAGCCGTCTTCTGCATTACCGTATGATTTGCATGTAGAGGGGATGTTGAGTAAAGATAAAAAGCATTTTGAAATCAGCTTTGGCAGTGGCAAAGGGATTGGTGCGCCATTCAATGTATATGCGCATGACATTGCAAAGAATTGGGCATATACGGTTGCAGCAGGAGATACTTTGAAGGATGAGTGGCCGTTGACGCAGTTTGAAAATGGAGGGTATTATTTGAGTGTGTATGGGCCGAATGGTTTCTTAAGGGAGTTCAGAGGGAACAGTAAAGATCCGCAGGTGGAATGTGTGTGTAAGTATGAGGTGAATGCGAGGATGGCGAAGATAGTGTTTCATTTGAATAATCTGGATAGTAGGAACCACACGGTCTTTGTGAAGGATAATGGTTATAAAAGAGGAGAACAGCAGGAGTTGATGTTGGAGACAAAGGCAAAGAAACAGGTGATGTTTGCTTTATCAGATCATGGTGGTTGGTATGATTTCAGTGTGATGGTGGATGGTTGTGCAAGGAGGTATGCAGGCAGGGTGGAAACAGGAGCAATGAGTATTACAGACCCGGTAATGGGGCGCACGATATAA
- a CDS encoding GH92 family glycosyl hydrolase, translated as MLRKGLMLCSLLYCQSLFADTTDLVRYVNTLQGTNSSFTLTRGNTYPTTALPFGMHTWTPQTGKNGDGWKYQYEKDSIRGFQQAHQCSSWSNDYCVFSLMPVTGTLAVNQFQRAARFSHKNEIAKPNYYKVTLDNKITTEIAPSERGAHLRFTFPRSGDAWVVLDGYTRISNVKIIPAERKVIGYINNGQQLSRELRSYFVLQFDQPFTAFGVWDSKTGTITADTLSGKNAYIKFKKGAVVQVKVASSYISQDQAELNLQRELGNFASFDQTKAAAWKVWNDYLGKVKVEGGTPAQKATFYSCFFRASLFSRQFFEYDKDGLPYYYSPYDDKVHAGYLYTDTGFWDTFRAQFPLNALLHPTMHGRYVAALLDAYDQCGWLPSWSFPGEGGSMIGNHAISLLADAWVKGLHTFDPQKALKAYLHEATNKGPWGPANGRDGWKEYYTLGYVPYPGVREATAKTLEYAYDDFCGYTLAKETGNTFCEGVFSRQMYNYKNVWDSVTGFMRGREADGSFKADFDPIEWGGPFTEGNAWHWQWSVFHDIQGLINLMGGDSNFVHKLDAVFASPNNYKVGTYGGPIHEMTEMVMANMGQYAHGNQPIQHMVYLYNYAGQPWKAQYWARAVMEKLYNATENGYPGDEDQGQTSSWYVLSALGFYSVCPGTDQYVIGSPVFNKTTITLENGKQFVIEANNNSMKNVYIKSATLNGQVLTKDWLSHTIITNGGILHLEMSDQPERSRGIAIADRPFSLTQYGK; from the coding sequence ATGCTTAGAAAAGGTCTCATGCTGTGCAGTCTTTTGTACTGCCAGTCCCTATTTGCTGACACTACTGACCTGGTCAGGTACGTAAATACCCTTCAAGGTACCAATTCCAGTTTCACCCTCACCAGAGGCAACACCTATCCCACCACTGCCCTTCCATTTGGAATGCATACCTGGACACCACAAACAGGTAAAAATGGTGATGGCTGGAAATACCAGTACGAAAAAGACAGCATTCGCGGGTTTCAACAAGCCCATCAATGTAGCTCATGGTCTAATGACTATTGTGTATTCTCGCTCATGCCCGTTACCGGCACACTGGCCGTAAACCAGTTTCAGCGTGCGGCACGATTCAGCCACAAAAATGAAATTGCGAAACCCAACTATTACAAGGTTACGCTCGACAACAAAATCACTACAGAAATTGCACCTTCAGAAAGAGGAGCACACCTGCGGTTTACATTTCCCCGCTCCGGCGATGCATGGGTAGTGCTGGATGGATATACCCGTATCAGTAATGTAAAGATCATTCCTGCCGAAAGAAAAGTCATCGGGTATATTAACAACGGCCAGCAGTTATCCAGAGAGCTGCGTAGCTATTTTGTATTACAATTCGATCAGCCATTCACTGCGTTTGGTGTGTGGGATAGTAAGACAGGCACCATCACTGCCGATACACTCAGTGGTAAAAACGCATATATAAAATTCAAAAAAGGTGCTGTTGTACAGGTAAAAGTTGCCAGCAGTTATATCAGCCAGGATCAGGCTGAACTGAACCTGCAAAGAGAATTGGGTAACTTTGCGTCCTTTGATCAGACAAAGGCTGCTGCATGGAAAGTATGGAACGACTATCTGGGTAAGGTAAAGGTCGAAGGCGGTACACCTGCACAAAAAGCCACCTTCTATTCCTGCTTTTTCAGAGCCAGTTTATTCTCCCGCCAGTTCTTTGAATATGATAAGGATGGATTACCTTATTACTATAGCCCATATGATGATAAAGTGCATGCAGGTTACCTGTATACAGATACTGGGTTCTGGGATACCTTCCGTGCCCAGTTTCCGCTCAATGCGTTGCTGCATCCCACTATGCATGGTCGTTATGTAGCAGCATTGCTGGATGCATATGATCAATGTGGCTGGTTACCTTCATGGTCTTTTCCTGGTGAAGGTGGAAGTATGATCGGAAATCATGCGATCTCTTTATTGGCAGATGCATGGGTGAAAGGACTGCATACTTTTGATCCGCAAAAAGCATTGAAAGCTTATTTGCATGAGGCGACGAACAAAGGTCCATGGGGACCGGCGAATGGCCGTGATGGCTGGAAAGAGTATTATACTTTAGGATATGTACCTTATCCTGGTGTGAGAGAAGCGACTGCCAAAACACTGGAATATGCATATGATGATTTCTGCGGGTATACCCTGGCGAAGGAAACAGGTAATACATTTTGTGAAGGTGTGTTTAGCAGGCAGATGTACAACTATAAAAATGTGTGGGATAGTGTGACAGGGTTTATGAGAGGAAGAGAGGCGGATGGCAGTTTCAAAGCAGATTTTGATCCGATCGAATGGGGAGGCCCGTTTACCGAGGGGAATGCATGGCATTGGCAATGGTCAGTATTTCATGATATACAGGGATTGATCAACCTGATGGGGGGTGATAGTAATTTTGTGCATAAGCTGGATGCGGTGTTTGCTTCTCCTAATAATTATAAAGTAGGGACTTATGGTGGGCCGATACATGAGATGACGGAGATGGTAATGGCGAATATGGGGCAGTATGCACATGGCAATCAGCCCATACAGCACATGGTCTATTTGTATAACTATGCAGGGCAGCCGTGGAAGGCGCAGTATTGGGCGAGAGCTGTGATGGAGAAGTTGTATAATGCGACGGAGAATGGATATCCGGGAGATGAGGATCAGGGACAGACCTCTTCATGGTATGTGTTGAGTGCATTAGGGTTTTATAGTGTGTGCCCGGGAACGGATCAGTATGTGATAGGTAGTCCGGTGTTTAATAAAACCACCATCACTTTAGAGAATGGGAAGCAGTTTGTGATAGAGGCGAATAATAATAGTATGAAGAATGTGTATATCAAATCGGCTACGCTGAATGGACAGGTGTTGACGAAAGATTGGTTATCTCATACCATTATTACTAATGGCGGCATCTTACATTTAGAAATGTCCGATCAACCAGAGAGGTCTCGTGGTATTGCCATAGCCGATAGACCATTCTCCTTAACTCAATATGGCAAATAA
- a CDS encoding 3-ketoacyl-ACP reductase, protein MESLKGKNALITGAGKGIGKAVAQQLAAEGVNLALIARTEKDLQSVAAELAGTGVKIVYATADVADRQAVETAIAKLTAELGTIDILINNAGVGKFGKFLDLSPEEWENIVKVNLFGAYYTVRAVLPGMLSRQTGDIVNISSTAGKNGAAVTSAYSASKFGLIGMSESLMQEVRKSNIRVTTLTPSTIATDMAIDLKLTDGNPEKVMQAEDFAELIVSQLKLNRRVFVKEAGIWSTNP, encoded by the coding sequence ATGGAATCATTAAAAGGTAAAAATGCGTTGATCACAGGCGCAGGTAAGGGGATCGGGAAGGCAGTGGCTCAACAGTTGGCAGCAGAAGGTGTGAACCTGGCACTAATTGCACGTACAGAAAAAGATTTACAGTCAGTTGCTGCTGAACTGGCAGGTACAGGTGTAAAGATTGTATATGCTACGGCTGACGTAGCAGACAGACAGGCAGTAGAAACTGCGATTGCTAAACTGACTGCAGAACTGGGTACGATCGATATACTGATCAACAACGCCGGTGTGGGTAAGTTTGGTAAATTCCTGGATCTGTCACCAGAAGAGTGGGAGAATATTGTGAAGGTAAACCTGTTCGGTGCTTACTACACTGTACGCGCGGTTTTGCCTGGTATGCTGTCCCGCCAGACAGGAGATATCGTAAATATCTCTTCTACAGCTGGTAAGAATGGGGCTGCAGTGACCAGTGCTTACAGCGCATCGAAGTTTGGTTTGATTGGTATGTCTGAATCACTGATGCAGGAAGTGCGTAAGTCTAACATCCGTGTGACGACGTTAACACCCAGCACTATTGCAACTGATATGGCGATTGATCTGAAACTGACTGATGGTAATCCTGAGAAGGTGATGCAGGCAGAAGATTTTGCGGAGTTGATTGTAAGTCAGCTGAAGCTGAACAGGAGAGTGTTTGTGAAGGAGGCGGGTATCTGGTCTACAAATCCGTGA
- a CDS encoding phosphotransferase codes for MHNSLLSILPPHKLKAVETALQQTFGTSTVEAIELMTRGLSPALVYKIQVNGQAYILRLVMAINELIDPAREYACLRAAADAGIAPAVLYADANAAVSICRFIAGPPIWVGLPEKDVQLKSIAEKVKAIHALPLFPPLINFLEGMTHFRDRFLEMNMFPESATAEHFAHFDQIKSIYPINEELVSSHNDLNPANILFDGERIWLIDWEASFKNDRYVDLAIVALYFAANEQHIDTFLTAYFGETPTALQKAKFYLMRQVVFLYYGTIFLRMAAEMKETHDQDMKVPTLLEVKKMMSKGEVNLGSYKGKILYGKMLMQEALTEMKRPAFEQALSLLN; via the coding sequence ATGCACAACTCCTTACTTTCCATTTTGCCCCCGCACAAGCTGAAGGCGGTAGAAACTGCCCTGCAGCAAACCTTTGGAACATCCACTGTAGAAGCCATTGAACTCATGACAAGGGGACTATCGCCCGCTTTAGTGTATAAGATCCAGGTAAACGGGCAGGCCTATATCTTAAGGCTTGTTATGGCCATCAATGAACTGATTGACCCTGCACGTGAATACGCCTGTCTGCGTGCTGCGGCGGATGCTGGTATTGCACCAGCCGTATTATATGCTGATGCAAATGCTGCGGTGTCCATTTGCCGGTTTATTGCAGGACCTCCTATATGGGTAGGTCTGCCGGAAAAAGATGTGCAGCTGAAAAGCATTGCTGAAAAGGTAAAGGCGATTCATGCCCTCCCACTCTTTCCGCCATTGATCAATTTTCTCGAGGGGATGACGCATTTCAGGGATCGTTTTCTGGAAATGAATATGTTTCCGGAAAGTGCCACTGCAGAGCATTTCGCACACTTTGACCAGATAAAAAGTATTTATCCCATCAACGAAGAACTCGTGTCTTCACACAATGACCTGAATCCTGCTAATATACTTTTTGATGGAGAAAGGATCTGGCTCATCGACTGGGAAGCGAGTTTTAAAAATGACCGATATGTAGATCTGGCAATAGTGGCCTTGTATTTTGCAGCAAATGAACAGCATATCGATACATTCCTGACTGCTTATTTTGGGGAGACGCCTACTGCGTTGCAAAAGGCAAAGTTCTACCTGATGAGACAAGTAGTGTTCCTGTATTATGGTACGATCTTCTTAAGAATGGCAGCGGAAATGAAGGAGACACATGATCAGGATATGAAAGTACCTACGTTACTCGAAGTGAAAAAGATGATGAGTAAGGGAGAGGTGAACTTAGGAAGCTATAAAGGAAAGATATTGTATGGGAAGATGCTGATGCAGGAGGCATTAACTGAAATGAAACGCCCAGCATTTGAACAGGCGCTTTCTTTATTAAATTAA
- a CDS encoding MarR family winged helix-turn-helix transcriptional regulator: MTTISPSLKLILNLSKAHVILSRRLETRLSGHGIGYTDFAILLILHEAPGQKLRRVDLAEKVGFTASGVTRMLIPLEKIGLVQREAYERDARVSYVGLTDIGKQIFEEALASAEVVAQDIFSTDTITTAKAKKLDAFSDMLTELGGNII; this comes from the coding sequence ATGACTACCATTAGTCCATCATTAAAGCTCATACTCAACCTCTCGAAGGCCCATGTGATTCTTTCCAGAAGATTAGAAACCCGGCTATCCGGCCATGGAATTGGCTATACCGACTTTGCCATCCTTTTGATATTACACGAAGCACCGGGGCAAAAGCTTCGCCGTGTGGACCTTGCCGAGAAAGTAGGTTTTACTGCCTCCGGCGTTACCCGCATGCTGATACCCTTAGAGAAAATAGGTCTTGTACAGCGGGAGGCTTATGAAAGAGATGCCCGTGTTAGTTATGTAGGTTTGACCGACATAGGTAAACAGATCTTTGAAGAAGCCCTTGCTTCTGCCGAAGTTGTAGCCCAGGACATTTTCTCTACAGATACCATCACCACTGCCAAAGCCAAAAAACTGGATGCTTTTTCTGACATGCTCACAGAACTTGGCGGCAACATTATTTAA